CTAATGTGCGCACTTGGGTCTCCACAGAGCTCTATGCTATCCTATTCAGCCTAGTGTCTCATAAACAACAGCGGGTCCCCACAGAGAGGTTACCATAGTAGCAAGTGGGCTTGCTTAAGTGATGTTGTTACCCTTGAATAGGCCACCTTGTGTGATTTACCAGTGTTTTGCTCACAATCAAGGCCTGCAGGCGCTTAGTGAACCTTGCCTTAGTGATGTCACAGGTACAAAGTTCAGTCAGTAGCTCTGATAAGTGAGGAGGCAAACAGACGGATCGATGAACAATAGCGTATTTAACAAACAGCTACAATGTGACCTTTGGCTGCGAGGGGAGATAAGGCCCCTGCCTTCACTTCTTCACTCTgtcatttctgtttgtttgtttgtttgagtaaAAAGGGGAATATTAGCCACgtcaataaaaacagttgtgacattACATTCATTTGGCAGAGATAAGAATCTGGGTGCTCAGGTTGAAATGCAAGATTTGTCATGTATGGGTGGAGTTAGTGTTAATCaggggagggagagagaaaaaaggttTGGATATTTACAGAATCGTGTGTGGAATGAGGGCAGAGCTGCACTGAGAGACTGAGGCTTGGTTTGTAGTAGAATGAGCTGAAGAAGAAGTGACAACCAGACTGGGAAGTATCGCTTCATCTTATTGTTTCTGTTCTGAGGATTGGAGTGTCCTTTTTGTCAACATGAGTGCTGATGGCAACAAACAGCGCTATGTGTCAACCTTCATGATGTACATCAAACCACCCCAGGCATCATCTGCACACGGGAAGGAAACAAAAAGCACTGGCATTAAGAGCTCAGCCAAATGTACAGATACAGGTAAGTTGTGCATGCATGGAAAGGTGCAACAATAAACGTTTAAtgactgttgtttttaaatagaagGAACACcagcaggtttaaaaaaaaaaaaaaaaagagagagtttttaatattgtttgtttaaacagaCAAGTCAGGACACGATGGCTGAAAAGTCAGGTTAGTAAAGTAAGAGCTGGAAGCGTATTTATTTACCTTTGATGTAGAAACAAGTAATAGAATTCAAAAGCTGACAATTATAATAAAGCAGTTTAATTGTCAGAGATCATGCATTTGTACCCTACATGGTTTGACACATTTTCGGTGTTGTTtgtgtatattatattaaatgtcAAGTTAGATGTTTACTGTCAGCAGGGCCTTTAACTTTTAATGTGAGATCATCATTTTTCCATTCACCTCAATGTTTTCATTCATGAGCAATATTGCACTAAATTTAAAGCCTACGACACACGCTTGCTCATAAAGAATacgttttatttacatgttccCTAACGTTTGGTTCTGTATGATATTGCTTTATATAAGACACGTAACTTGTCCTGCATGCAGGGTTTTCACTAAGTTCTGCTTCCACAGAAATccgaataaaaaataaaaatctgataaATAAAACCACAGACTTGCTAATAAAGTCTGTGACTGTTGCCAAATAGCTGTTGAAGCAATTATACGACTTCATTCATCGTGTGAAGATCCCTCTTTAGTGCTTGTTGTTAGTCAAACCTGAGCGTTGTAAACAGTGACTAAAGGTTGaccataaaatattattttgttaagCCCTAACTAGTTCAAGCTTTATTGAGGATTTTTCATACTATTGTAACAACGGCTTCTAAaatatgttatatttatttatttttctttattatgtatgtttgtttgtttgtcttgtaAATCAGAGCAgatgttgaaaaaatattttttaattcagtgtTGAATTGTattggcacaaaaaaaaaaaagtcaaaacaagaacaaaaacattgatGTGAGATTTTCAGGCACGTGACAAGAAAGTTATCCCACATTCATTATTTACTGACACTCTTCAGTGTTTAGCTATAACCTTTTATGTAGAAGCACAGCAGTAGAAAACAGTGACAAATGTTTCAGGGGATGTTAACAATCTGGACAAAATGCTAGATTTATGGATAGCAGACTAAAGATAAATCTTAGTGAAATGTACGTTTCAAAGGACACTTTTACACTTTTGATAAACTGATCAACAACTGTCATCAAAGTCCAGAAAATCTTTCTCTACCATCTTGTCACCACCCAGGGTCTCCTGTCTTCATAAAGCCGCTGAAAGACTGTACAGTAAATGAAGGATGTGACATCACACTTCAAGGAGTTCTTTCTGGAAGTCATCCAGTCAAAGTGTCATGGCTCCACAATGGTGCGTTCTTCCAGAAAGCCTTCTCAACTTACgaaacatgttttattgtttcaaagcattgcattttattttctcatatACTGTAGGTCAAGTGGCTCGTTTTGGCAAACCTTCCTTCAATGGAAGTGACGTGAGCTTTGTGGTGAAGGAATGCTTGCCAGAAGACGCTGGGGCTTACACCTGCATAGCAGAGAGCAGTGCAGGAAAGACCTCCTGCAGTGCTGCAGTATTTGTTAACGGTAACAAACACACTGAGATGTACAAAAAGAACAACGGCGTAAACAATGACATATTTCCGTAGCATAACACGAGGGTGTTATGTTTATGAGTTATAGTTTTGATCTGTTCCTCTTTTTTCAGACTATGAGAGCCTCTGTGGTGTGAAGAATGATGATGCAGCGAGTCCCACTTCTCCATCTAAAGACATCACAGCAAATGGAAAGTCGCCACACACCACCACGGACGGGCTCTTCAAAGGGTGCACCTCTGAGAAGCAAAGCCCAATCTCATCTCCAAGAGGTAgagtttaaactttaaaaaataaataaataaataaacgtaagATAGCTGGAGCTAGGGTGATTTGAGCTAGCAAGACCTTctctaagctccaccccctcccGGGGCTCCGTCCGAGGCCACTCCCCCACAAGCTTGAACGCGAatctgatataaaaaaaaaacaaatccacccaaagcaaaataaataatgagCTATTCAACTGAAAGACAGTAAGGTCTGCATTACttttaatgctgcgttcacaccgaatgcgtctacTGCGGCACCGGACGTGTTTGCCGCACGAAACGTTCCGCAAAATGTatccattcgcttcatatgtgCATTTGAAGCAAaacaccgcccaccagcgacaaaTCCAACTCGGATTAAATCATGAATTGATATGATTAATAATTACATCATTTTCAGCTTTGTCCGCATTTACCAATAATTCTGTATTATAATTCCTCGACAGAAGCTGGATAATCTTCACAATTAGAATTAGAGGTGTATGTGTGGATCCTTCCTTAGTATTAAATACCATATCTTATGCTGGAAGCGTTgacagatattttgcagtgttAAGGTTTTGTTCCAGGTCACCTGCATTTGTTGAAGTTATATTATTGACTCAAATCCAATAGCCGTGATGTAATTTTATAGTTGTACACTAAAATGCCAGAAGTCATCCACATAACTGAATGCAGGTGTTCCCGTCACTTCCATGGAAATAGGTGCAGACGACTTGAACCAAGATTCATGAAATTAGGGGTTCCTCCTCAGGGCTCGGTGAATTCCAGTGAAGTGCCGCGACGGGAGGGCACCTGTGCAACAAGTCTAGTCATGAAATTTCCTCATAACAAAATATTTCACTGCCATCTGTCAGTGGTATTTGACAAAGTGGAAGCGATTAGGAACGACAGCAGCTTTAGGTTCAAAGTGGTGGTGGGCCACGTTAAACGACATAACTGGGTCAGTGAATGCTGCGGCACACTGTAGGCAGAGTTCAACAACCTTCTGAACAATCAATTGCAACAGACCTCTAAACTTCACATGACCTTCAGATTAGCTGAAGACTAGTGCATTGAGAGCTTCATGAATAGGTTTCCATGGAGCTACTGCTTCCAAGCCATGGGCAATGCAAAGTTTTAGATGCTGTGGTGTAAAGCATACTTCTCTGGACTACAGAGCAGGGGAGATGTGTTCCCTGGAGGGACTATCTTACATCTCACCTGATGGATGAGGATAGGTTAAAAGGTTGCTAGGAGAACAATGGTCTGACTGCATCAATTAAAGGGAATGTGTGGGGGTTGCTTTTCAAAAGTTGGGTTCAGCCTTCTTGGAAAAAATGTGTCTCTGACTTGGCAAACGCTGCGCATAAAACACTTTCAGcttaataaatagataaatacgttttatttttttttaatttaaatgtcaaTGCTTCAAAATATCAACAGATGCTTGGTTGGACCAGTTTTGGTCCTTGTGGAAACCCTTCCCAGATGAGTTTGCAACTGCAAAGGAATTAACTGACAttatattaaaacctatagATTAGAAAAGGAATGTCACCCATAGTTCATATGTCTGTGAAGTCACCAGTGTTACCAGTTAACTGTGACTCTTGTAAAAACATGTTGACCATCTGGCCAAAGAAATTACAaggaaatataaataataaaaaatactacaGAGTTCACCAAAGCTCATATCATATGCAATAGTGTGTTCTTTCTGCTGCTTCATTTGTATTGCATTTTCCTAACGCAACAAAAACATCAGTGTTTAACATGGATTGTCTCTGTATCAAAAATCTGTCAATGGCTAGAATAATTTGGGAAGCAAGAAAACAGAGAGTACTGAAAACTGTTGCAATTGAAGACAGTCAAAAAGTTGAGGAATTTATCCATTTCTGTGTGTTGCACTAGCCAAACGTGTGATTGCTTTAAAATGGGAGGATATTGAAGGACCTAATTGCAGTCAGTGGATTAGAAAGATGTACTTACATAGTCAGAGGCAAAGCTGAGGAATTTCATGAGATGTGGACTCCTTTCTTACACTTTATGGATGACCTAAACGTACAATTGTCTGCGACTAGACAAGGATTGGTGCCACCACCATCATCGTAACAAGAACGCCTGTGATTTGCTATTTTACCTCTAGTTAAgtttttatctgtatttttcttaaatGGATTCTCTGTATATTACTTCTTGTCTATGATCACTtgcttttttatgttattttattttattatcattatatgtgattttatttcattattattataattgtttttctttcattgccGATAATCTTGTATTGCTGAGGgcgggagggagggagggttCTTGTGAattcttgttgtttgttgttatttgtccTATCAATGAAAAATTTAATAGACAaattgtgaaagaaaaaaaaaaaaagtagaggaATTCGAGAGATGTTGACAAAGTCTAAAGTCTGCTATTGGACTTCTCAATACTCTCAACTATTAcccatatatttatatttcggGAAATGCATTTGTGGTGGAAAAATGCTGCATATTAATCCTAAACTTTGAATCAATGCGAAAGCAATAAAGCAGGCGCCTAGCAACAAGCACCCCCCTTAACCAGTAGTAATGGTCAAAGGGGTGATattaaaatgattaatattgtacagtgttttagttgttgttacGGTATCTAAGCAGCATTAAATTAAGTTGTTTACGTAGCTTATCTACAGTgtcaacaacataaaaaaaacatagaagaGATACAAAatattcagttttattttgaaattataaTCTTAAActccaattaaaaataaaaataaaaaaaagaatcttaATCCACAAAACTTTAAGCATCTACTTGGAATTTAAGAGTTTAACTTGAGTTATTCTCTGCTATAATAATTGTAGTATAAATGGGGTCTAGCATTGGCTTTACTGATGTCTAATAgcataattgtttttggttattattcatgtcttttttttgtttttttttttaaagaagaaaatgaaaacagcTCAAATCCGCCCCTCATCATGGTTTGCCTTGTGTTGGCCTGACGCTATTGGCCCCTTgaccattgttttgttttcaggaAATCCATGTTTATCTACAATCGGAAACCCACTTCCAGTCATCATATGATTGGCTGCTGGGCAACATTTATACCAATCCCACAAAACTGCAACCATTTGACACACCCATCCAACGTTATCAGCCCCAAATGAACACCATGTAGGGCCGTGGATCATAACTCAGTGTACAATGATGCTCCCATGGTGTTTAAACGCATTGCCTATAGTCCAACCAGAGCCACACCTCTAACCTTCTCCTCCtctaaacacatacatttgtGCTCCTGCCTCTGCAGAGATCATTCCAAAGAAGAGGATCAACACAGGATCGGGTGAGAATACACTTTCTTTTTAAACGTGCTGTAAATCggcaaaacaaaatgaatctgTTTGTCAATATTCTTTCActtctgtgtgtttactgttatcGTAGATTTACCTGTTTAATCATAATCAAACCATGACGATCTGGTTTGAGCTGTTGGGCTTTGCCCTCAAGCTGCACCCGCCTTTGAGCCTTTATTCTCTCTGTAATAGTATGCTAAGTCATTGTTCCTCTTAACAGAGGAAAGCCTGAGCAACAACAGCAGGAAAATCTTACATAAAATTTAGTTACTGTGCGTTAAGGGTGTACAAAATATCTAATCTAGTTTATTTAATGGTTTATGGTCCCATAATGGTTTACTCATGATTAGATGGATTAATTTTAAAGCcaacacatactgtaagtgAGGCCGAATTATTATTCGGTCAAAATAACAGATGGTGAAATGCCTTCATAGTATTTGAAGCTCACTACTAAACCAAGTTAATGTCTAATACAGAAATAGAATAATAGATATAATTCGTTCCCCACCCATAAGATAAGCACTAACTGGAATGATTGGGTCGGACGATGAATGAACGAATGAACAAAAGCTGTAAATTTGTGATTTCtatacacttcctttgaaactATGCCCAATGAACattatttttaaccaaaaacaaACTTGATTACACAAGGACTGGTTATACTAGTGTGGAGTAAAGTCTGTTTTGCATTCTGTTGCTACTTAGGACACTCAGCTGTAGACATAATAACAAGGGTCTCACAGTGTTACATCAGCTCACAATCCTTATTCTGGTCAAATTTCCAGCCAATGTGACACTctaggtcagtggttcccaaccaggggtacgtgtacccctaggggtagttgagcacattgcagggggtactttggaaacattgatgaatctatttccaacacgctgagtcatttttaagcctatttcaaacactgtacatgctcatatgaTATATTTTCCACCCGTTTACAATAAAcggcattaatggaataaacaatattgtggccttaatatcctactacattgttactaacatgttatgcacattactaaaaattgagctaaatatattctctgataggacgcacggtggcttagtggtttgcacgtccgcctcacagcaagaaggtcctgggttcaagccctggggtggacacttgggtcctttctgtgtggagtttgcatgttctccccgtgctgcgtgggtttcctccgggtactccgtcttcctcccacaatccaaaaacatgactgtaaggttgattggagtctctaaattgcccataggagtgaatgagagagtgaatggttgtctgtgtctgtgttgccctgtgatggactggcgccctgtccagggtgtacccccgcccagcgccctatgagagccggagattggcaccggcagacccccgcgaccctgataagcgggtatgaaaatggatggatggatattctCTGATacacaataattgtaatgcacaaaattgatattcaGTGTGCATTGAACGTATACTTGTTGACAGTTTCAAGCCGTAGGAGTTTTCACAGGCCAACATTTTAACAACATGTAAgtaaaacaagaaaggttactaaatCGGAGTGACGAAGaggttctcctaatctgaagagaggcctcggggtacatgagacagaaaaagttgtgaaacaCTGCTCTAGGTGATGATTGAGAAAGTTTAGGGTTAAGTACTTCTCTTTTACAGGTCCTGTGCTACAATTTGAAAACCCACCTGAGCTCGTGGAGGTGGAGGTCGGACAAATTGCCAGGTTAACCTGTTGTTTCAGCTGCACCCCGCCAGTAGTGTCCTGCTGGGTTAGAAACAAAGCGCAGGTGTGAATAACTGATAGCTAAATACTTTACTGTATTCATCCTTTTGATTTGACAAGCTTGTTTCTTTTCACCCACAGGTTGTGGAAGGTGCAGACCTGTGGACAGAGAGTACTGATCGCAGCAGTTCACTGGTGATAGCAGATGCACAACCACAACACACTGGGCGTTACACTGTTGTAGTGAAGGATCGAAAGAGCTCAGCTCAACATACAATCACCCTTTCTGTAGTAGGTAAGGCCACGGTTTACGGTCTGATGCTCAGGACAAGAgctgcgtccaaatagtccctcctatatatctcctttcctatccacttctCCTTAaaccccggaagtgtttaagtaaCGGTCATGATAAGCAGCATTCAAGATAACTTTAAGCTATAAAGAAAAGAGGCttaatgcttcctttataaccacCTTTAGccctattttatttctatagcgcatttcatacacagtGTGCCTAACATGATCAaaatgtgcaacagaaaacattcaacagcttaaaatcaacaagaatattaaaatcggcagcaaaaaacatttaaaatcatctagaaaacactgatgcatcctttaccaaaacagacaagataatgctgccccacaatgccttgcggcgacaacatttaaagggacccgctcatcCAAGCCTTCGCGGAAACTCACGAAGACTGAAAAGGGACGCATATCATTTAAGTTactaatgcaataatatgccttgaacaactttaaataatctaaaacccatattttatgaTATGCAAGCCATTAgtcatattatcagattataacccggtcattcaagaaaaagggatcagagacagttttattcaacataattcctatttctgagtggaaggtgtgtgtgagcaaccattctcaatgtcacattcttttcctttgatttacattataaCCGTGTCATTTTTCAGTTTATATCACCTGAAAGTGTTATAAAAATGTGCTTTTGgaatttttggaaatttgtagttttttcaccacggcagacgtcactaatcTTCGCCGCCATCAGATTTTTACGTCACcgagtggaagtgcgtctgattgtcaaaacaaacatgatggccttttcctaactcctttaggaaatCTACTAACACcattccttaaccctgtgacatcatccacagggttaaggagaagtggctgaaaaaaaaaagagataggagggactattcggacgcagccaaaGTGAGCAtttcctttaaataaaaaaaatgtcctccCAACAGAGAGGCCGGAGCCTCCTTCCTCCAGTCCTGTGATCTCCGAGGTTTCTCCTTCCAGCCTGGTGCTGTCCTGGTCCGGTCCTTGTTTTGATGGTGGCAGTGCAATCCTTGGTTATATTTTAGAAGTAAAGAACCAAAAAGGTCCTGAACCTGGGGAATGGAAAGAGCTCACAGCTCAATGTAAAAGCACATCGTATAAAGTATCCTCTGGTCTGCGTCTTGGACAGGAATATTGTTTCAGGGTGAAGGCCTATAACAAAGTGGGAAAAAGTGGGCCAAGCCCGGAATCACCAGTGGTTAAAATGGAGCCGAAAGGTAAGATTAGATATTAACAACACATACAGACAAATATGTTAAACCTTTAATTGCGTTTGTATATgtaggacaagaaaaaaagagagaagaggAGGTTGCCCTGACGTATGATAGTGTCACCATAGACTCCTGTCACAAAGTCACAGATCACTACCATCTGCAGGAAAAACTGGGAACGTAAGTATCTGCACAGTCAGGATATTTTGTTTTAACTTACAGTATATGCTACACATAATTATTCAGGCTCTACTTCATGAAGCATAATTTTGTTTGCCTATGCCTGTGTGTGATACAGTTAGAACATGCCATAGGATTTATAGGCATCTATCAGCCGTTTCAGTAATTTAGCACACTGCTAAATTGTCAACATGTAAACTGCTTTAAATGTGCCACTTATTTTCTAGTTCCATGTATGTAAAAGTTGTAATATCTCACTAATGAACAACGCACACGTTAAAAAGGTCAGGTTGCTTTAATCCCCAAAGTTGGGAAATAAACTGTACATTACATGAAGTCCATTAAATGTAATCATTGTTTAGGAAAACATGTATTTGAAATATTCCCAGTTCTGAACCACTGACATATCTTAAGAGCCAAAGTTTTACTCTTTTACAATTGGTCAATAATGGTGATAAATTCATTTTTATCATCTGATCACCTGGCCTTTCTGCTttcaatgctgttttattttcttactattgttaaaaattttaaaaggtaattttattgtttttaattaaaaaaaattgttatcaGTTATAATCTTAGATATTAttgattatattattattaatattaatatttttttgtagtatTGATCTGTGAATTTCTCATTGAATTTAAAAGAATGTTTGCCATACAGTATTTACCTTATTCCTGACGGCGCTAACTATAGATGACTTTGAAAACAACCTCACAGGAAATTGGGAAGAACAGGTAGCAGTTGGAAATTGGCTAATCAATAACATTCACAAttgattactattattattattattaatttgccAATTAGCAGTagtgttttttcttatttaatttatttggtaTTTATGGAACAACAACCAGTAGTTAAAGTTCTCTGTTACTTACAAGTGTACAGCGTTTATTCAGAACGTTCTGTTTGTTCAGTACTTGTTTGTTCAGTGATGTTGAAAGATACGCCTTGTGTTTAGCTGTTATTATTTGTCTATTTGTGCACACACAGGAAGTTACACACGCGtgtgtgcaaaaaaaatatccatACACATGCTCTGTTTGATTACGTCAATGGCTGCAGTTGAATAATTAAGTTCCGTTTATGAGTTATCTGTCagacaaaaaacattattattgtttcagtTTTAACtcctaattttttaaaaaaaatattgctttcTCAGGGGAAAGTTCGGCTTAGTGTTCAAGCTGACACACAAAGAGACAGGGCGTGTGTGTGCTGGGAAGTTCTACAAAGGCCGTCGCTCCAAGGAGAGGGAGGCAGCTCGTAAAGAGATCGATCTGATGAACTACCTCCACCACCCCAAACTGGTTCAGTGTCTGGCTGCGTACGATCACAAGCCTGAGATGGTCATGGTCATGGAGTTGTACGTATACCACTGAACACTCAACATCAGTCGTGAAAACTCTGTGTTCGTCACTATAGCATGTGTGTGTTCAGCATTGCAGGTGGAGAACTCTTTGAACGTATCGTCGATGACAATTTCGAGCACACGGAGCCGGCCAGTGTGCGCTACATGCAGCAGATCCTGGAGGGGGTCGGATACATGCATGAGCAGAGCATTGTTCATCTGGATCTCAAACCTGAAAACATCGTGTGTGTCGACTCCACAGGCACCTCCATAAAGATCATTGACTTTGGATTAGCGTGCAAGCTCGGTGGGTAGATCTAACCTAAATGTTCTCTCATTGTGCTCACTTTGACTGATGATACTGTGATATCTGTTGAATCAGATGGAATCACACCTCTGAAA
The Gouania willdenowi chromosome 8, fGouWil2.1, whole genome shotgun sequence genome window above contains:
- the mylk5 gene encoding myosin light chain kinase, smooth muscle; this translates as MSADGNKQRYVSTFMMYIKPPQASSAHGKETKSTGIKSSAKCTDTGSPVFIKPLKDCTVNEGCDITLQGVLSGSHPVKVSWLHNGQVARFGKPSFNGSDVSFVVKECLPEDAGAYTCIAESSAGKTSCSAAVFVNDYESLCGVKNDDAASPTSPSKDITANGKSPHTTTDGLFKGCTSEKQSPISSPREIIPKKRINTGSGPVLQFENPPELVEVEVGQIARLTCCFSCTPPVVSCWVRNKAQVVEGADLWTESTDRSSSLVIADAQPQHTGRYTVVVKDRKSSAQHTITLSVVERPEPPSSSPVISEVSPSSLVLSWSGPCFDGGSAILGYILEVKNQKGPEPGEWKELTAQCKSTSYKVSSGLRLGQEYCFRVKAYNKVGKSGPSPESPVVKMEPKGQEKKREEEVALTYDSVTIDSCHKVTDHYHLQEKLGTGKFGLVFKLTHKETGRVCAGKFYKGRRSKEREAARKEIDLMNYLHHPKLVQCLAAYDHKPEMVMVMEFIAGGELFERIVDDNFEHTEPASVRYMQQILEGVGYMHEQSIVHLDLKPENIVCVDSTGTSIKIIDFGLACKLDGITPLKVMQGTPEFVAPEVINFDPVCLSTDMWSIGVICYILLSGESPFQGNSDVETLALVTAAQWEFDEDSFDEITEEAKNFISSLLKKDTRRRMSCKEALAHPWMATFDSGDLATTSKSLSKEKMKRFLAKQKWKKAGKALLALKRMALLSKGDSCCSPTSPREVPPPLSPENEHVLQTLEHRMQGPPMFTEKLKDQTEAPGSNVHLSCHLTGYPDPEVVWLCGEQPVEESPTVQINYEEDGRCTLVLTKVSKEDTNVYTCRATNEHGEAFCSATLLVQ